Within bacterium, the genomic segment GGTCACGGCGCTGTTCCTGCCGCCAGCGTTCAAAGACGCGTTCGTATTCGCATCGTATCTGTTCCTCGGGCTGTTCAGGCCGCAGGGCCTCTTCGGGCACTTCTGATGGATGCGGCACCGGCGCACCCACAGGCTCCCCCGGCACGCCCGCGCCGGTGGACGGTCTGGGCGCTCGGCACAGCCGGCCTTGTGGCGGCGGTCGCCTATCCGCTGCCGTTCCAGTCCTCGGGCGTCATCTACTTTCAGACCGTGGGATTCCTGGTGCTGCTCTACGCCTCCCTCGGCATCGGCTGGAACGTCATCGGGGGCTGGTGCGGCCAGTTCGATTTCGGGCCGATGGTGTTCTTTGGCGTCGGCGCGTACGCGATGGCCGCCGCGGTGAAGTTCTTTGGACTGAACCCGTGGATCGGATTCGCCGTGGCCGCCACCTTCACGGTCTCGTTCGCGGGGCTCGTCACGGCCCCGATCACGAGACTGCGCGACCACTACTTCGCGATCGCGACCAACGCCATCTGGCTCATCGCCCTCCCCATCGCCACGAACTGGGAGCTCATCGGGGGAAGCCGGGGCATGTTCATCCCGCTGGTCAGGAAGGACACCCTGCTCAGCCAGCTCGCCACCCTGCAGCCGAACGGCCGGATCAAGGAGATCGTGTTCTACTATCTGGTCCTCGGGTACTTCCTGCTCGTACTCGCCGTGGCCAGCCGGCTCGAGCGCACCAAGTTCGGATACTGGTTCAAGGCGGTGCGGGACGACGAGGAGGGGGCGCAGGCGCTCGGGATCCACACCCGCGCCTACAAAGTGATCGCGCGGTGCTTCACGGCGGGGATCTATGCGGTCGGCGGCGGCATCTTCGCGATGTGGGCGCTTTCGGTCTTCCCCGACCAGGTCTTCGACATCAACTGGGGGCTCCTCCCGACGATTGCGGTGGTCCTCGGCGGGATCGGACGCCTGTGGGGCCCCGTGGTCGGTTCTCTGATCCTGGTGCCGATCTCGCAGCTGATCAGCACGTACCTCGGCACCGGCCCGCTCGCCGGACGCGGGATCGATCTCATCGTGTACGGCCTGCTGATCATGATCGTCGCGGCGGCGCGTCCGCAGGGTCTCCTGTCGCTGCCGTGGCGGCGCTGGCTCGGCGGCGAGCCTCTGGCGGCCGCCGGCAGCACCCCGGAGCGGTCGCCGTGATCGCGCTCGGCGTCGACCACGTCACGAAGCGGTTCGGGGGGCTCGTGGCCAACGACGACGTTACGTTCCAGATCGGCGAGGGTGAGATCGTCGGGCTGATCGGTCCGAACGGCGCCGGCAAGACGACCCTGTTCAACTGCGTGGCCGGCTACATGCACCCCGAAGAAGGGCGGATCCGGCTGTATGGGCGCGAGATCACTCAGAGCCGCCCCGACCAGATCTGCCGAGCGGGCGTGTCCCGCACGTGGCAGCTCGTGCGGATCTTCCGCCGGATGAGCGTGCTGGACAACGTGATGTGCGGCGCGTTCAACCGGGTGAACGCCGCCGGCGAAGCGCGGCGCCGGGCGCTCCGCCTCGTCGAGTTCGCGGGCCTCTCCGGGAAAGAGGGCGTCGCCGCCGGGACCCTGACGCTGGCCGACAAAAAGCGGCTCGAGATCGCGCGGGGCCTGGCCACCCTGCCGCGCGTTCTGCTTCTCGACGAAGCGATGTCGGGCCTCAATCCGGCCGAGACCGGCACCGCCGTCGAGTTCGTGCGCCTCGTGCACCGGGAGTTCCGCAAGGAGTTTGCCGGAGAGGCGAGCCCGATGACGATCTGCGTGGTTGAGCACGTCATGGAGGTAGTCATGCCCCTTTCACACCGGGTCATCGTGCTCGACTACGGCAAACTGATCGCCGACGGCCCCCCCGAGAAGGTGGCCCGCGATGAGTTGGTGATCAAGGCGTATCTGGGCGCCAAGTACCGTGCTCGAAGTCACTGACCTGCGCGTCTCATACGCGGGCGAGGTCATAGCGCTCCAAGGGGTCTCCCTCAGCGTGCGCGATGGCGAGGCGGTAGCCCTCGTCGGATCGAACGGGGCCGGGAAGACGACCCTGCTCCGGGCCCTCGCCGGGGTGTTGGACGCGGGCGGAGGCGAAGTCCGGTTCGACGGCCGGCCGATCACCCACGTCCCCGCCTCCGAGCGCGTCCAGCTCGGCATCGCGCTGGTCCCCGAGGGGCGGCGGCTGTTCAGCCGCCTCAAGGTGCGCGAAAACCTGATCCTCGGAACCTACACCAACAAGGACCG encodes:
- a CDS encoding branched-chain amino acid ABC transporter permease, producing MDAAPAHPQAPPARPRRWTVWALGTAGLVAAVAYPLPFQSSGVIYFQTVGFLVLLYASLGIGWNVIGGWCGQFDFGPMVFFGVGAYAMAAAVKFFGLNPWIGFAVAATFTVSFAGLVTAPITRLRDHYFAIATNAIWLIALPIATNWELIGGSRGMFIPLVRKDTLLSQLATLQPNGRIKEIVFYYLVLGYFLLVLAVASRLERTKFGYWFKAVRDDEEGAQALGIHTRAYKVIARCFTAGIYAVGGGIFAMWALSVFPDQVFDINWGLLPTIAVVLGGIGRLWGPVVGSLILVPISQLISTYLGTGPLAGRGIDLIVYGLLIMIVAAARPQGLLSLPWRRWLGGEPLAAAGSTPERSP
- a CDS encoding ABC transporter ATP-binding protein, with translation MIALGVDHVTKRFGGLVANDDVTFQIGEGEIVGLIGPNGAGKTTLFNCVAGYMHPEEGRIRLYGREITQSRPDQICRAGVSRTWQLVRIFRRMSVLDNVMCGAFNRVNAAGEARRRALRLVEFAGLSGKEGVAAGTLTLADKKRLEIARGLATLPRVLLLDEAMSGLNPAETGTAVEFVRLVHREFRKEFAGEASPMTICVVEHVMEVVMPLSHRVIVLDYGKLIADGPPEKVARDELVIKAYLGAKYRARSH